TACGCCTCCGGAAAGCCCGCGATCCTGCACTGTCTGATTGATCCCGAAGCAATTACTCCTTTCGCAACTCTTAGCTCATTTCGCGAAGCTGCACTTGGTGCTTCAAAATAAAAGCAAGGTCGCAGAGCGAGAAGACATCGAATCGACAACAAAGGGGATGAAATGACAGGAGCACTATCCGTCAACAGCCCCAGGTATGAAGGCCGTTCGCGTTTCGCAATTACGGCACGGCTGTTTTGCTTCCACTGGAAGATGAAAAATCGTCCTTTTGCAAACCCTCGGCGACTGTGTACAGCCGCTCAACGATGGAGATGTCCATGTCCGAAGTCATTCATTTTCAACGTGACACTGTGTCCTTCGAACCGTTCGGCGAACAAGGTAGCGGATCCGCGTCGATCGCACGCCTGGTCGGTCCTGAACTAAGCAAAACCATGGGTGCGGGTCTCGCGCGTTTCGACAATGTCTCTGTCGAATGGACGGTCCACTACGACGAATTGATTTTTACGCTTGACGGGGCTTTTACGCTGCGCGTCGGTGAGCATGCCTATGAGACAAGACCGGGCGATGTGCTTTGGATTCCCGCAGGTACGTCAGTTCGTTACGAAGGCCGCGGCGCGACCATTTTCTACGCGCTTGCGCCGGTGGACTGGCGCGAGCGGAGCAACCTGACCTAAGCATCTGTCCACCGCTTTCAGATTTCAAAATATCATCGTCGCTGGTGATGTCGCGAGTGAGATTGCAGTCGCTTATTTTTTGGCGTGAGGCGAGGCTCTGGAGAGGTGGGGAAAATATAAAATGATATGCAGTACGTAGGAGTATTAATCATCAAAAAATAGCAAATAAATATGGTGAAAAATGTATGTCTCACACTATCTTTTTGCGGATGGAATGAGGAAGACACTCGGCGTTCTTTTGCCCGGATTAATGACGCTTCCGGCGACTGTTGACGATGTAATTGAGGTATTGGCTGGTCATTGCATGGTTAGGGCGGTCGGTAGAAATGATTGGAGCGAGTATCGCGCCGGGGGTTCGTTTAGTGTTCAACGCGAGAGCTAGATAGATGGGACGGTGTTTGAGACTGTCGATTATGTATGCAGCTACGATGATCGAAAGGTCTGACAGTACGGTCATGGTTCTGCCGCGACGGTGGAGTTCCACGGGAACGGCTGAGCCGTGACGGAATTGCGGAAGAGGACGCAATCAGGATTCCGTATGGAATACCTCCCGAAACGCTGCGTCGAAGCTTTCGGTGCGCCCCATGGTTCGTAGAGAACGCCACGCGTGATGCTAAGTCGACGGCAGAGACGTCCGGGCCAGTGCGAGGTGCAGCACTAGGGTTTGCGCTAAGTACGCAGATTTTTGTTCTTTCTAAAAAAGATCGGGGTCTATAATTAGGCTGTGCGTCCGATATGAAACCTAGGGTCGCATATGGGACCTTGAGCGGGTCCGTAGCCCCGTTTGCTCAATCTGAGACTCAAACGGACTTCCCATATTCAGGATCACCGAGGACTCGCAAAAATGTTCAAGTCGCTAAAATTTCGTATGCGGTGTCTTGCAGCCAGCTCCGCACTTCTTGCTCATTCTCTCTTTTTGT
The sequence above is drawn from the Paraburkholderia phenazinium genome and encodes:
- a CDS encoding AraC family ligand binding domain-containing protein, with product MSEVIHFQRDTVSFEPFGEQGSGSASIARLVGPELSKTMGAGLARFDNVSVEWTVHYDELIFTLDGAFTLRVGEHAYETRPGDVLWIPAGTSVRYEGRGATIFYALAPVDWRERSNLT